A region of the Mycoplasma capricolum subsp. capricolum ATCC 27343 genome:
AAAATGATTTCAAAGGAAATTTAAGATCAGTTAATTGAAATGTCATTAATGATGAAAAAGATTTAGAAGTGTGAAATAGAATCACTCAAAACTTTTGATTACCAGAAAAAATTCCAGTATCAAATGATTTGCCATCATGAAGAAGTTTATCTGCTGAATGACAACAATTAGTTACTAGAACTTTTACAGGTTTAACTTTATTAGATACAGTTCAAGCAACAGTTGGAGATGTTGCCCAAATTGAACACTCACTAACTGATCATGAACAAGTAATTTATTCTAATTTTGCTTTTATGGTTGGTGTGCATGCTCGTTCTTATGGAACTATTTTTTCAACATTATGTTCAAGTGAACAAATAGAAGAAGCACATGAATGAGTTGTTAAAACTGAATCATTACAAAAAAGAGCAAAAGCTTTAATTCCTTATTATGCTGGAACTGATCCATTAAAATCTAAAGTAGCTGCTGCTTTAATGCCTGGATTTTTATTATATGGGGGATTTTATTTACCATTTTATTTATCTTCTAGAGCTAAATTGCCAAATACTTCAGATATTGTAAGACTAATTTTAAGAGATAAAGTAATTCATAATTACTATAGTGGTTATAAATATCAAAAAAAAGTAGCTAAATTATCAGTTGAAAAACAAGCAGAAATGAAAGAATTTGTTTTTAAATTGTTATATGAATTAATTGATTTAGAAACTGCTTATTTAAAAGAATTATATGCTGGTTTTGATATCGCTGATGATGCTATTAGATTTAGTGTATATAATGCTGGTAAGTTCTTACAAAACCTAGGATACGATTCACCATTTAGTGAAGAAGAAACTAGAATTGAACCAGAAATTTTTAATCAACTATCTGCAAGAGCTGATGAAAATCATGATTTCTTTTCTGGAAACGGTTCTTCATATGTGATGGGAGTTTCAGTTGAAACAGAAGATGAAGATTGAGAATTTTAGGAGTATATTATGCATTCAAATGTTAAAAAGGTTACAGATAAAGATGTAATTAAACCAGTTGGTGTGCCTTTTGTAGTTTATTTTTCTTCAATTTCAAATAATACACATAGATTTATTCAAAAACTAGAAATAGAAAATTTAAGAATCCCTTATGAAATAGAACAATCAATTAGTGTTGATCGTGATTATGTTTTAGTTACACCAACTTATAGTGGTGGGGGAGAGTATGTTGAAGGTGCAGTACCAAAACAAGTAATTAAGTTTTTAAATAATAAACAAAATAGAAGTTTTTGTAGGGGTGTTATATCATCTGGTAACACTAATTTTGGTGATACTTTTGGAATTGCTGGACCAATTATTTCTAAAAAATTAAATGTTCCTTTTTTATATCAATTTGAATTATTAGGAACACAACATGATGTTAGTCAAATAAAACAAATACTATTTAAGTTTTGAGAGGATGGCAATAATGAACGAAAATAAAAACACAATCGTTTTAGATGATGTTGATGATGAATATATTAAATTAAATGCTAGATCTAAGATCTTTTCAAAAGATCAAGATAATTTTCAATTAGATATTAAAGCAGCTGAATTATATTTAAAAAACTATATTGAACCTAGAATGAAAAAGTTTTCTAGTCTAAAAGAAAGATTAGATTATTTATTAGAAAATCAGTATTATGATTCAGAAATTTTAAATAAATATAGTTTTGATCAGATTAGTCAATTAAATGATTATGCTTATTCATTTAACCATCATTTTCCAAGTTTTATGGGAGCTTTAAAATTCTTTAATGCTTATGGATTAAAAACTTTTGATACTACAATGTATTTAGAAACTTATACAGATAGAGTATTAATGAATGCTCTATTTTTAGGTAATGGTAATTTTACTAAAGCAAAAAACTTATTAAAAGATATGATGTTAGGTAGATTTCAACCAGCAACTCCTACTTTTTTAAATGCAGCTAAAAAACATAGAGGAGAGTATGTTTCATGTTATTTATTAAGAACAGAAGATAACATGGAATCAATTTGTAGAACAATTTCAACTTCACTACAACTTTCAAAAAGAGGTGGAGGAGTTGCGATTTGTTTAACAAATTTACGAGAAACAGGTTCTCCTATTAAAAATATTTCAGGCCTAAGTTCAGGACCAATTCCAGTAATGAAGATTTTAGAAGATTCATTTACTTATGCTGATCAATTAGGTCAACGTCAAGGAGCTGGGGCTGTTTATATTTCAGCTCATCATCCAGATATTATTTCAGTTTTAGATACTAAAAGAGAAAATGCTGATGAAAAGATTAGAATTAAATCTTTATCATTAGGATTAGT
Encoded here:
- the nrdF gene encoding class 1b ribonucleoside-diphosphate reductase subunit beta, producing MAKEQKYYQESVSPIEFVKNDFKGNLRSVNWNVINDEKDLEVWNRITQNFWLPEKIPVSNDLPSWRSLSAEWQQLVTRTFTGLTLLDTVQATVGDVAQIEHSLTDHEQVIYSNFAFMVGVHARSYGTIFSTLCSSEQIEEAHEWVVKTESLQKRAKALIPYYAGTDPLKSKVAAALMPGFLLYGGFYLPFYLSSRAKLPNTSDIVRLILRDKVIHNYYSGYKYQKKVAKLSVEKQAEMKEFVFKLLYELIDLETAYLKELYAGFDIADDAIRFSVYNAGKFLQNLGYDSPFSEEETRIEPEIFNQLSARADENHDFFSGNGSSYVMGVSVETEDEDWEF
- the nrdI gene encoding class Ib ribonucleoside-diphosphate reductase assembly flavoprotein NrdI — its product is MHSNVKKVTDKDVIKPVGVPFVVYFSSISNNTHRFIQKLEIENLRIPYEIEQSISVDRDYVLVTPTYSGGGEYVEGAVPKQVIKFLNNKQNRSFCRGVISSGNTNFGDTFGIAGPIISKKLNVPFLYQFELLGTQHDVSQIKQILFKFWEDGNNERK